The following proteins are encoded in a genomic region of Plasmodium coatneyi strain Hackeri chromosome 6, complete sequence:
- a CDS encoding Orotidine-monophosphate-decarboxylase, whose translation MNLKKKLQKRRDEVNTCLCIGLDPDENDIKSFMQSEKQNGYQNVKKNLSNHGSSSQGGFFTPQVGGQMLLAETPPKEAPEKDEFFYFFNHFCFYIINETKQYALAYKMNFAFYLPYGSLGVDVLKNVFDYLHHLNLPTILDIKMNDIGNTVKHYSKFIFHYLKSDSCTANIYMGTHMLRDICLDEEGKGHYSTFVLIKTTNPDSHIFQNRLSLDGKEAYLVIAEEAQKMAKQLHLEENDEFVGFVVGANCYDEMKKIRELFPDCYILAPGIGAQNGDLRKTLCNGYSRNYERLLINVGRAITKSGNPQQAAREYYNQIKEILTELHE comes from the coding sequence atgaatttgaaaaaaaagctacAAAAGAGGAGGGACGAAGTGAATACATGCCTCTGCATCGGGCTGGACCCGGATGAAAATGACATAAAGTCCTTCATGCAGAGTGAGAAGCAAAATGGCTACCagaatgtcaaaaaaaacCTAAGCAATCATGGTAGTAGTAGCCAGGGCGGATTCTTCACCCCACAAGTGGGGGGCCAAATGCTACTCGCAGAAACCCCACCAAAGGAAGCACCAGAAAAGGacgaatttttttacttcttcaaTCACTTTTGCTTTTACATAATCAATGAGACGAAGCAATACGCCCTGGCatacaaaatgaattttGCCTTTTACCTCCCATATGGATCCCTCGGAGTAGACGTCTTAAAGAACGTATTCGATTATTTGCACCACCTTAACTTGCCAACCATCCTtgacataaaaatgaatgacaTTGGCAACACAGTGAAGCACTACAGCAAATTCATATTTCACTACTTGAAGAGCGATTCGTGTACAGCTAACATTTACATGGGTACCCACATGCTACGAGACATCTGCCTTGACGAAGAAGGCAAAGGACATTATAGCACCTTCGTACTAATTAAAACGACCAACCCTGATTCACACATATTTCAAAATAGACTTTCCCTCGATGGTAAAGAAGCGTATTTAGTAATTGCAGAAGAGGCACAGAAAATGGCCAAGCAGTTACActtggaagaaaatgatgaatTTGTTGGCTTCGTTGTGGGCGCGAACTGCTatgatgaaatgaaaaaaataagagagCTTTTCCCTGATTGCTACATCTTAGCACCAGGGATAGGTGCCCAGAATGGCGACTTGCGAAAAACTTTATGTAATGGTTACTCCAGAAATTATGAAAGATTGCTCATCAATGTTGGGCGCGCCATAACGAAAAGCGGTAATCCGCAACAGGCCGCCCGGGAGTACTATAATCAGATTAAGGAGATCCTCACGGAGCTTCACGAGTGA